From the Gemmatimonadota bacterium genome, the window CGACGCCGTCGCCTCGCGCCACCCGCTCTGCGCCTCCCAGCGGCTGATCCTGCCGCCGGCCTCGAGCCGCCAGGCTTCGCGGGGCGCAGTGCCCAAGAAAGTGTAGCGCGCCCACTTCTCGCCTCCCACCACGGACTCCAGGAGGAAGCCGAAGGGTGGCCGCATCAGTTTGGCATACGCCGTCACGGCCGTGTCCGTGTCGAAGAGGAGCTCGCGCCAGACGGGCACCAGCTCGGCGGCGGCGGCGAGGCGGAGGAAGGCGGCGAAATCTGGGCTCGGCATCCTGCAATGCATTGTCATTCAGGAGGTTGAAGCGCGAGAATGTCGGATCCCGGCGGCCCCCTGTCAATTGTCGCCGTGGACACGGGCGGTACGTTCACCGACGTCGTCGCCTGGCGGGGCCAGGAGCTGGCCGCCCTCAAGGTACCATCCACGCCGGATGACCCGGCGCGCGCGGTGCTGGAGGGCATCCGCCGGGTCCTGTCCCAGCTCGTACCCGTTCCAGCTCCCACTCCTACTCCCGGCGTCTCCGGGCCAGCCGCATCGGGTACGGATACAGCGGGAACGACGAACTTCCTCTTGATCCACGGTTCCACGGTAGCCACCAATGCGCTCCTCGAGCGGCGCGGCGCGCGCATCGCGCTGGTCACGAACCGCGGCTTCGAGGATGTGCTCGAGATCGGCCGGCAGAACCGGCCGCAGTTGTACGCGCTGCTCGGGGAGCGCCTCCCGCCCCTGGTCGCACGCGCCGACCGTCACGGCATCGCCGGGCGGCTGGGCCCGGGCGGCGAAGAGGAGGAGCCGCTGGAGGACGGGGAGCTCCAGGACCTGCTCCATCGCCTGCGCGGCGCCGAGGCTGTTGCTATCGCACTGCTCCACAGCTATGCCCACCCCGGGCACGAGCGGCGCGTCGCTGCGGCGCTGGAAAGCCTGCGTGTACCCCTGTCGGTCTCCTCCCAGCTACTGCCCGAATACCGGGAGTACGCGCGCGTGGCCACGACAGCGGTGAACGCCTATGTCGCACCCCGTGTCGAAAGCTACCTGGGGCGACTCGAGCAGGATGCCGGCGCAGAGCGCGTCCGCATCATGGGGTCGGCGGGCGGCGCGCTGGCCATCGGCCGGGCGCGGCGGGAGCCCGTGCACACGGTTCTCTCCGGTCCCGCGGGCGGTGTAATGGGCGCGCTTTTCCTGGCCCGGCAAGCCGGATTCGAGGATATTATCGCCTTCGACATGGGCGGGACGTCGACCGACGTGTCCCTCTGCCCGGGCCGGCCGCTCCAGACCCGGGACTTCCAGATTGCCGGCCTGCCCGTGGCCGTTCCCCTGCTGGACATCCACACGGTGGGCGCGGGGGGCGGCTCGATCGCGTGCCTGGACGCGGGCGGCGCCTTGCGCGTCGGCCCGGAAAGCGCGGGCGCCGAGCCCGGCCCGCTCTGCTATGGGCAGGGGGGCATGGACGTGACCGTCACCGACGCGCACGTCTGGCTGGGCCGGCTGCCGGCGGCCGGCTTCCTGGGCGGCCAACGCCGGCTCGAGCCCGAGCGCATCGAGGCCCCACTCCGCCACCTGGCCCAGCAGTTGGGCACCACGGCGGACGCCGCCGCCGAGGGTGTGCTGGCCGTGGCCGATGCGGCGATGGAGGGCGCGCTGCGCCTCATCAGTGTGGAGCGCGGCTTTGACCCGGCCGATTTCACCCTGGTCGCGTTCGGCGGCGCCGCGCCGCTGCACGCCGTGGGACTGGCCGAGCGCATGGGCATCGCCCGCCTGCTCGTCCCGCCCGCGCCCGGCGTGCTTTCCGCCTACGGCATGCTGGCCGCGCCGGTGCGCAAGGACGCGGCCCGCACCGTGCTGCTGGGGGCGGAACAGGCTGCGCCGGATCGCATGGCCGCCGAGTTTGCCGCACTCGAAGCCACGGCACTGGCGGCCATGGAGTCGGAGGGGATCCGAGCGGCAGCCGTCTCCTTGCGCCGCACCGTGGACGCCCGCTACCGCGGCCAGAGCTACGAGCTGAATGTGGCCGCAGAGGCGTGGCAAGACACGTTTCACGCCGCCCACCGGGCGCGCTACGGCTATGCCCGGCCCGATGCTGACCTCGAGGCCGTGACCCTGCGCGTCGAGGCTCTGGGACCCGCGCCCCGGCCGCCTCTGCCGCGGCTCGAGCCAGCCGCGTCCGCCGTGGCACCGGCAGCGGGGGTAGCCGACGTCGTCTTCCGTGGGAAGCGCGTCCGCACCTCGCTCTTCGCGCGCCCCGAGCTGCAGGCCGGCCACCTGGTGGAGGGTCCAGCCGTGATCATGGAATACAGCGCCACGACCTGGCTGCCGCCTGGATGGCGGGCGCAGGTGCACGACACGGGCAGCCTGAT encodes:
- a CDS encoding hydantoinase/oxoprolinase family protein; amino-acid sequence: MSIVAVDTGGTFTDVVAWRGQELAALKVPSTPDDPARAVLEGIRRVLSQLVPVPAPTPTPGVSGPAASGTDTAGTTNFLLIHGSTVATNALLERRGARIALVTNRGFEDVLEIGRQNRPQLYALLGERLPPLVARADRHGIAGRLGPGGEEEEPLEDGELQDLLHRLRGAEAVAIALLHSYAHPGHERRVAAALESLRVPLSVSSQLLPEYREYARVATTAVNAYVAPRVESYLGRLEQDAGAERVRIMGSAGGALAIGRARREPVHTVLSGPAGGVMGALFLARQAGFEDIIAFDMGGTSTDVSLCPGRPLQTRDFQIAGLPVAVPLLDIHTVGAGGGSIACLDAGGALRVGPESAGAEPGPLCYGQGGMDVTVTDAHVWLGRLPAAGFLGGQRRLEPERIEAPLRHLAQQLGTTADAAAEGVLAVADAAMEGALRLISVERGFDPADFTLVAFGGAAPLHAVGLAERMGIARLLVPPAPGVLSAYGMLAAPVRKDAARTVLLGAEQAAPDRMAAEFAALEATALAAMESEGIRAAAVSLRRTVDARYRGQSYELNVAAEAWQDTFHAAHRARYGYARPDADLEAVTLRVEALGPAPRPPLPRLEPAASAVAPAAGVADVVFRGKRVRTSLFARPELQAGHLVEGPAVIMEYSATTWLPPGWRAQVHDTGSLIVTRAPPAAS